In the genome of Bacillota bacterium, one region contains:
- a CDS encoding dihydropteroate synthase: MPLCIDSTNPEAIKRALQAHRGKAMVNSISLEKPRLEGILPLVLEYGCSVVALTMDEKGIPDSSADRVALAERFLEIAEKTNLNLEDVYFDPLVLPLAVNNRNALTFFESLAEIKQRLKARTISGLSNVSHSLPKRRLINRYFLAICMSLGMDAAILDPLDRKLMTAVVTTNLLLNKDFMCQGYLKAYRAGFLEE, encoded by the coding sequence GTGCCTTTGTGCATCGACAGCACAAACCCGGAGGCAATTAAGAGAGCGCTCCAGGCTCACAGAGGAAAGGCAATGGTCAACTCGATCTCGCTGGAAAAACCGCGGTTGGAAGGGATTCTCCCCCTGGTCCTCGAATACGGCTGTTCTGTAGTTGCCCTGACGATGGATGAAAAAGGGATCCCCGATTCGTCTGCCGATAGAGTCGCGCTGGCCGAACGCTTCCTGGAAATTGCCGAAAAGACGAACCTGAACCTGGAAGACGTTTACTTTGATCCTTTAGTCCTGCCGCTCGCCGTGAACAATAGAAACGCACTTACATTTTTCGAAAGCCTTGCAGAAATCAAGCAGCGCTTGAAAGCACGCACGATTTCCGGCCTCAGCAACGTCTCCCATTCCCTGCCTAAAAGGAGGTTGATCAACCGGTACTTTTTGGCGATTTGCATGAGTTTGGGCATGGATGCCGCAATTCTGGATCCGCTGGATCGAAAACTCATGACCGCGGTTGTCACCACCAACCTGTTGTTAAACAAGGACTTTATGTGCCAGGGATACCTGAAGGCTTACCGTGCAGGATTTTTAGAAGAATAA